The following are encoded in a window of Kogia breviceps isolate mKogBre1 chromosome 12, mKogBre1 haplotype 1, whole genome shotgun sequence genomic DNA:
- the BIK gene encoding bcl-2-interacting killer, producing MYQARPLSRNLFLYTFLQNHGPGFRDGQGEGLPGVTSILEFHPVSPYSANTPGSLWPPCSDGPHYLAMQLASIADEMELRLLLPQFVEPIRMTVYSHIGLRDVLRSFVVAFTNLRENRSLWSFLTLRDRVSPSPWPELALSLLLVVTLSWGRRLH from the exons atgTATCAAGCAAGACCGCTCTCTAGGAACCTCTTTTTGTACACCTTCCTGCAAAACCATGGCCCTGGCTTCCGGGATGGCCAAGGTGAGGGGCTTCCCGGCGTGACCAGTATCTTGGAGTTCCACCCTGTCTCCCCCTACAG CGCAAACACGCCTGGCTCCCTGTGGCCTCCCTGCAGTGACGGCCCCCACTACTTGGCCATGCAGCTGGCCTCCATCGCCGACGAGATGGAGCTGCGGCTGCTGCTGCCCCAGTTCGTCGAGCCCATCCGGATGACCGTGTACAG CCACATAGGACTGAGGGACGTTCTTAGAAGTTTTGTGGTGGCTTTCACTAACCTCAGGGAGAACAGAAGCCTCTGGAGCTTCCTGACCCTCAGGGACAGG GTGTCCCCCAGCCCGTGGCCCGAGCTGGCGCTGTCCCTGCTGCTGGTGGTGACGCTCAGCTGGGGGCGCCGCCTCCACTGA
- the MCAT gene encoding malonyl-CoA-acyl carrier protein transacylase, mitochondrial isoform X1: protein MNVRVARVAWAWGRGVSCRRGASSLPVPPPGAVDVEKLLRDATAAEEGPREASVRRLPGQCSVLLFPGQGSQMVGMGRGLLRYPRVRELYAAARRVLGYDLLELSLHGPQEALDRTVHCQPAVFVASLAAVEKLHHLQPAVIENCVAAAGFSVGEFAALVFAGAMEFCEGLYAVKIRAEAMQEASEAVPSGMLSVLGQPQSKFTFACLEAQEHCKTLGIENPVCEVSNYLFPDCRVISGHLEALQFLQKNSSKYHFRRTKMLPVSGGFHTSLMEPALEPLAQVLKAIDVKKPLVSVHSNVNGNRYMHPKHIQKLLVQQVVSPVKWEQTMHAIYERKKGTKFPKTFEVGPGKQLGSILKSCNLQAWRSYSHVEVQEADEDLD from the exons ATGAACGTCCGGGTCGCGCGGGTTGCGTGGGCCTGGGGCCGGGGCGTGAGCTGCCGCCGCGGCGCCTCGAGCCTCCCGGTGCCTCCCCCGGGCGCGGTGGACGTGGAGAAGCTGCTGCGAGATGCGACAGCGGCGGAGGAAGGGCCCCGGGAGGCCTCGGTGCGGCGGTTGCCGGGCCAGTGCTCGGTGCTGCTCTTCCCCGGCCAGGGCAGCCAGATGGTGGGCATGGGCCGCGGTCTGCTCCGCTACCCGCGCGTCCGCGAGCTCTACGCCGCCGCCCGCCGCGTGCTGGGCTACGACTTGCTGGAGCTGAGCCTGCATGGGCCTCAGGAGGCCCTGGACCGCACCGTGCACTGCCAGCCCGCCGTCTTCGTGGCTTCGCTGGCCGCCGTCGAGAAATTGCATCACCTGCAGCCCGCG GTTATTGAAAACTGTGTTGCTGCTGCTGGATTCAGTGTGGGAGAATTTGCAGCCCTAGTGTTTGCTGGAGCCATGGAATTTTGTGAAG GTTTGTATGCAGTGAAAATCCGAGCTGAGGCCATGCAGGAAGCCTCGGAAGCTGTCCCCAGTGGGATGTTGTCCGTCCTCGGCCAGCCTCAGTCCAAGTTCACCTTTGCCTGTCTGGAAGCCCAGGAGCACTGCAAGACTTTGGGCATAGAGAACCCCGTGTGCGAGGTGTCCAACTACCTCTTTCCTGACTGCAGGGTGATCTCAGGACACCTGGAG GCTCTGCAGTTTCTCCAGAAGAATTCCTCCAAGTATCACTTCAGACGCACCAAGATGTTGCCGGTTAGCGGTGGGTTCCATACCAGCCTCATGGAGCCAGCTTTGGAGCCCCTGGCACAAGTTTTAAAGGCAATTGATGTCAAGAAGCCTCTGGTGTCCGTCCACTCAAACGTTAATGGGAacagatacatgcatcccaaacACATCCAGAAATTGCTGGTCCAGCAGGTGGTCTCCCCGGTGAAGTGGGAGCAGACGATGCATGCCATCTATGAGAGGAAGAAAGGCACCAAGTTCCCCAAAACTTTTGAAGTAGGACCTGGGAAGCAGCTGGGAAGCATCCTGAAGAGCTGTAACCTGCAGGCCTGGAGGTCCTACAGTCACGTGGAGGTGCAGGAGGCTGACGAGGACCTGGACTAG
- the MCAT gene encoding malonyl-CoA-acyl carrier protein transacylase, mitochondrial isoform X2, whose protein sequence is MNVRVARVAWAWGRGVSCRRGASSLPVPPPGAVDVEKLLRDATAAEEGPREASVRRLPGQCSVLLFPGQGSQMVGMGRGLLRYPRVRELYAAARRVLGYDLLELSLHGPQEALDRTVHCQPAVFVASLAAVEKLHHLQPAVIENCVAAAGFSVGEFAALVFAGAMEFCEGSAVSPEEFLQVSLQTHQDVAG, encoded by the exons ATGAACGTCCGGGTCGCGCGGGTTGCGTGGGCCTGGGGCCGGGGCGTGAGCTGCCGCCGCGGCGCCTCGAGCCTCCCGGTGCCTCCCCCGGGCGCGGTGGACGTGGAGAAGCTGCTGCGAGATGCGACAGCGGCGGAGGAAGGGCCCCGGGAGGCCTCGGTGCGGCGGTTGCCGGGCCAGTGCTCGGTGCTGCTCTTCCCCGGCCAGGGCAGCCAGATGGTGGGCATGGGCCGCGGTCTGCTCCGCTACCCGCGCGTCCGCGAGCTCTACGCCGCCGCCCGCCGCGTGCTGGGCTACGACTTGCTGGAGCTGAGCCTGCATGGGCCTCAGGAGGCCCTGGACCGCACCGTGCACTGCCAGCCCGCCGTCTTCGTGGCTTCGCTGGCCGCCGTCGAGAAATTGCATCACCTGCAGCCCGCG GTTATTGAAAACTGTGTTGCTGCTGCTGGATTCAGTGTGGGAGAATTTGCAGCCCTAGTGTTTGCTGGAGCCATGGAATTTTGTGAAG GCTCTGCAGTTTCTCCAGAAGAATTCCTCCAAGTATCACTTCAGACGCACCAAGATGTTGCCGGTTAG